The Setaria italica strain Yugu1 chromosome IX, Setaria_italica_v2.0, whole genome shotgun sequence genome has a window encoding:
- the LOC101768780 gene encoding putative glycine-rich cell wall structural protein 1, translating into MAGTKLVALGFIVLLSIMSLANAARVARYSSSGGTGTGEGGGGGYVNGAGSGSGSGAGSGESGSNGVHASAGGGGGGGGSSNYGGSGYGGGSGSGSGSSQYIEGSYYGYGGYSNAGGNGGGGGGGQAGGNYGSSGQGGGSGTGSGSSQAGTYRYGPGYANANANGNGEGKGTGQNGGSGGGQGGGSGYGNANP; encoded by the coding sequence ATGGCAGGCACTAAACTGGTAGCCCTAGGTTTCATTGTCCTCTTGAGCATTATGAGCTTAGCCAATGCTGCAAGGGTAGCTAGGTACTCCAGTTCGGGAGGAACTGGTAccggagagggcggcggcggtggatacGTGAATGGTGCTGGCTCTGGGTCTGGTAGTGGTGCTGGGTCTGGTGAAAGTGGTTCAAATGGTGTGCACGCGAGtgccggaggtggaggcggaggtggtggtagCAGCAACTATGGTGGCTCTGGGTATGGTGGTGGATCTGGCTCGGGTTCAGGCTCTAGCCAGTACATTGAAGGCTCATATTATGGCTATGGTGGGTATTCTAACGCTGGTGGTaatggaggtggcggtggtggaggacaaGCTGGTGGTAACTATGGGTCCAGTGGCCAAGGTGGTGGTAGCGGAACCGGTTCTGGCTCTAGCCAAGCTGGTACATACCGGTACGGTCCGGGTTATGCAAATGCTAATGCCAATGGCAATGGTGAAGGAAAAGGCACCGGTCAGAATGGTGGTAGTGGCGGCGGTCAGGGTGGTGGATCTGGCTATGGTAATGCGAACCCTTAG